The proteins below come from a single Juglans regia cultivar Chandler chromosome 12, Walnut 2.0, whole genome shotgun sequence genomic window:
- the LOC109006118 gene encoding 60S ribosomal protein L37-3 produces MGKGTGSFGKRRNKTHTLCVRCGRRSFHLQKSRCSACAYPAARKRTYNWSVKAIRRKTTGTGRMRYLRHVPRRFKSGFREGTQAAPRKKGSASTA; encoded by the exons ATG ggAAAGGGAACGGGGAGCTTTGGAAAGAGGAGGAACAAGACCCACACCCTGTGCGTTAGGTGTGGCCGCCGCAGCTTCCATCTTCAGAAGAGTCGCTGCTCCGCCTGTGCCTACCCTGCCGCCCGCAAGAGGACAT ATAACTGGAGTGTGAAGGCGATCCGAAGGAAGACTACTGGAACTGGAAGAATGAGGTACCTCCGCCATGTGCCCCGCAGATTCAAGAGCGGCTTCAGAGAGG gTACTCAAGCGGCACCAAGGAAGAAGGGATCAGCTTCTACTGCTTAA
- the LOC109006101 gene encoding uncharacterized protein LOC109006101, whose translation MLLRETIRKTKILFCNTLQKFKSLFFDRYQKLPKLPSFNPWTRGSPNRKDYQKDQFYMSFFDELEANLDKVKESYSSSIMASKEPRKGTENARSGNFVKLAKQSPTAKSKQQEKEKKTNKERSQIGKREESCSKKTNGGEGHGLTAQKMKDLEMMEAGDVEQVLDVEEALHYYSRLTSPVYLDLVDKFFMDIYSQQFEEERLGSNIRF comes from the coding sequence ATGCTGCTTAGAGAAACCATTCGCAAAACCAAGATCCTCTTTTGCAATACTCTCCAAAAATTCAAGTCTTTATTCTTTGACAGATATCAAAAGCTTCCCAAGCTCCCTTCCTTCAATCCCTGGACTCGTGGCAGCCCCAACCGAAAAGATTATCAAAAAGATCAATTCTACATGAGTTTCTTTGATGAATTGGAGGCCAATCTAGACAAGGTGAAGGAGAGTTACAGCAGTAGTATAATGGCTTCAAAAGAGCCCAGGAAGGGTACTGAAAATGCACGTAGTGGAAACTTCGTGAAGTTGGCAAAGCAAAGTCCAACTGCCAAGAGCAAACAGcaggaaaaagagaagaaaaccaaTAAAGAACGTTCCCAAATAGGCAAGAGGGAAGAGTCATGCTCGAAGAAAACGAATGGAGGAGAAGGCCATGGATTAACAGCACAAAAGATGAAAGATTTGGAGATGATGGAGGCAGGAGATGTAGAACAAGTGCTGGACGTAGAAGAGGCGCTCCACTACTATTCTCGCCTCACAAGTCCTGTTTATCTAGATCTTGTCGACAAGTTCTTCATGGACATTTACTCTCAACAATTCGAAGAGGAGAGACTTGGCTCCAATATTAGGTTCTAG